A region from the Bradyrhizobium erythrophlei genome encodes:
- a CDS encoding thiamine pyrophosphate-binding protein — MNRISGRSAFLALLKDEGITHLFGNPGTTELPIMHALKEHPDLTYVMAMQESLVVAIADGFSRASGRLVACNVHVAPGLGNAMGSLFNASFTGTPMILTAGQQEQGHGLMEPVLYGPLVQMAEPLVKWAVEVTRLEDLPRIVRRAAKIATTPPTGPVFISLPGDILNAEAGIDLGRSTRVDTRVRPSDESLQALAARILKAERPVIITGDEIVKSDALKEAALLAETLGCAAYQSSTPYGASFLSESPCFMGALSRLQAQVREVLSPYDLMIVLGADPLRMSVYSEVDPLPEGTPIVQVGLVEWDLAKNYGAEIALKADVRETLRVLVAALKAAGGAALEARAKQGIAALKPKNWTARRATVIEQISRHKDRSPIDPDYLALQVVESMPDNAILVDEGLTSSRQMLALRPHRDRYGYHALASGGIGWGLPASVGVSMANPHRPVVCYSGDGSAMYSIQALWTAAHQKLPLTVVIVNNGGYRIIKQRLLAFHGDDHFVGMDFADPPVDFVGMARALGLEAMRITEAKDLKPALSSAFKRPGAKLIEVVVDGTV; from the coding sequence ATGAATCGCATCAGCGGGCGTTCCGCGTTCCTCGCATTGCTCAAGGACGAGGGCATCACGCATCTGTTCGGCAATCCCGGCACCACCGAACTGCCGATCATGCATGCTTTGAAGGAGCATCCCGACCTTACCTATGTGATGGCGATGCAGGAAAGCCTGGTGGTCGCCATCGCCGATGGTTTCAGCCGGGCTTCCGGCCGGCTGGTTGCCTGCAATGTCCATGTCGCGCCCGGGCTCGGCAATGCCATGGGCTCGCTTTTCAATGCGAGTTTCACCGGCACGCCGATGATTCTGACGGCGGGACAACAGGAGCAGGGCCACGGGCTGATGGAGCCGGTGTTGTACGGCCCGCTGGTGCAGATGGCGGAGCCGCTGGTGAAATGGGCGGTCGAGGTGACGCGGCTGGAAGACCTGCCGCGGATCGTGCGCCGCGCCGCCAAGATCGCGACCACGCCGCCGACCGGACCGGTGTTCATTTCGCTGCCCGGCGACATCCTCAATGCGGAGGCTGGGATCGATCTCGGCCGCTCCACCCGCGTCGATACCCGCGTCAGACCGTCCGATGAATCACTGCAGGCCCTCGCCGCGCGCATCCTCAAGGCCGAGCGTCCCGTCATCATCACCGGCGACGAGATCGTCAAGAGCGATGCGTTGAAGGAAGCAGCCCTGCTGGCGGAAACGCTCGGCTGCGCTGCTTACCAGTCGTCGACGCCCTACGGCGCAAGTTTCCTGTCGGAAAGCCCGTGCTTCATGGGTGCGCTGTCGCGCCTGCAGGCGCAGGTTCGCGAGGTGCTGTCGCCCTATGACCTGATGATCGTGCTCGGCGCCGATCCGTTGCGGATGTCGGTTTACAGCGAGGTCGACCCTTTGCCGGAGGGCACGCCGATCGTGCAGGTTGGCCTGGTCGAATGGGACCTCGCCAAGAACTACGGCGCCGAGATCGCGCTGAAGGCCGATGTCAGGGAAACCCTGCGCGTACTGGTTGCGGCGCTGAAGGCCGCCGGCGGCGCCGCACTCGAGGCCCGCGCCAAGCAAGGCATCGCGGCGCTGAAGCCGAAGAACTGGACGGCGCGGCGCGCTACCGTGATCGAGCAGATATCCAGGCACAAGGATCGCTCGCCGATCGATCCGGATTACCTGGCGCTGCAGGTGGTCGAGTCGATGCCTGATAACGCCATCCTGGTGGACGAGGGGCTGACCTCGTCACGGCAGATGCTGGCGCTGCGGCCGCATCGCGATCGCTACGGCTATCACGCGCTGGCGTCGGGCGGCATCGGCTGGGGACTGCCGGCGTCCGTCGGCGTCAGCATGGCGAACCCGCACCGGCCGGTGGTGTGCTATTCCGGCGACGGCAGCGCGATGTACTCGATCCAGGCGCTGTGGACCGCGGCGCATCAGAAGCTGCCCCTGACGGTGGTGATCGTCAACAATGGCGGCTACCGCATCATCAAGCAAAGGCTGCTGGCCTTTCACGGCGACGATCATTTCGTCGGCATGGATTTTGCCGATCCGCCGGTCGATTTTGTCGGCATGGCCAGGGCGCTTGGGCTGGAGGCGATGCGGATCACCGAGGCAAAGGATTTGAAGCCGGCGCTGTCGTCGGCGTTCAAGCGGCCCGGTGCGAAGCTGATCGAGGTGGTGGTGGATGGGACGGTGTGA
- a CDS encoding LLM class flavin-dependent oxidoreductase, with protein MKKEIRLNAFAMNCVAHQSPGLWTHPRDRTADYNRLPYWTDLAKTLERGRFDGLFLADVLGVYDVFGGSPDAALRNAAQTPCNDPLLLISAMAAVTKDLGFGVTSNLSYEPPYTFARRMSTLDHLTEGRIGWNVVTGYLDSAAKGAGKDKQTAHDDRYDVADEYMEVVYKLWEGSWEDDAVLRDRARGIFTDPAKVHRVCHEGSNYRVDAIHLCEPSPQRTPVLYQAGTSPRGRQFAAGHAECVFMSGPSAKVIAPRVSAIRELAAKGGRNPAEILMFSMFTVILGRTEAEAKAKYDDYRSHISPEGALALMSGWTGVDFSTYDLDQQVRHIENDAGRSAMDNVTRADPDRVWTVREVAQHVGIGGAGPVAVGTPEKVADAIETWFDQTDVDGLNVPFAVSPGDFEDIADMLVPELVRRGRYKAAYQPGTLREKLFGAGRARLAAPHPAVRYRPHIAAKAAE; from the coding sequence ATGAAGAAAGAAATCCGGCTCAACGCCTTCGCCATGAACTGCGTCGCGCATCAATCGCCGGGGCTGTGGACCCATCCGCGCGACCGCACCGCGGACTATAACCGGCTGCCCTACTGGACCGATCTGGCCAAAACGCTGGAGCGCGGGCGGTTCGACGGATTGTTTCTTGCCGACGTGCTCGGCGTCTACGACGTGTTCGGCGGCAGTCCCGACGCAGCCTTGCGCAACGCCGCGCAGACGCCCTGCAACGATCCGCTGCTGCTGATCTCGGCGATGGCCGCAGTCACGAAGGATCTCGGTTTTGGCGTGACCTCGAACCTCTCCTATGAGCCGCCCTACACGTTCGCGCGGCGGATGTCGACGCTCGACCATCTCACGGAGGGACGTATCGGCTGGAACGTGGTGACCGGCTATCTCGACAGCGCCGCCAAGGGCGCCGGCAAGGACAAGCAGACCGCGCATGACGACCGATACGATGTCGCCGACGAATATATGGAGGTGGTCTACAAGCTCTGGGAGGGAAGCTGGGAAGACGACGCCGTGCTGCGCGATCGGGCGCGCGGCATCTTCACCGATCCTGCGAAAGTGCATCGGGTGTGCCACGAGGGCAGCAACTACCGCGTCGACGCCATTCATCTCTGCGAGCCATCGCCGCAACGCACGCCGGTGCTGTACCAGGCCGGCACCTCGCCGCGCGGACGGCAGTTCGCCGCCGGGCATGCCGAATGCGTGTTCATGTCGGGACCCTCGGCGAAGGTGATCGCGCCGCGCGTTTCCGCCATTCGCGAACTCGCCGCCAAGGGCGGCCGCAACCCGGCCGAGATCCTGATGTTCAGCATGTTCACCGTCATTCTCGGCCGCACCGAAGCCGAAGCCAAAGCCAAATATGACGACTATCGCAGCCACATCAGCCCGGAGGGCGCGCTCGCGCTGATGTCGGGTTGGACCGGCGTCGATTTCTCGACCTACGATCTCGACCAGCAGGTTCGCCACATCGAGAACGATGCCGGCCGCAGCGCGATGGACAACGTCACCCGCGCCGATCCGGACCGGGTCTGGACCGTGCGCGAGGTCGCCCAGCATGTCGGCATCGGCGGCGCCGGGCCGGTTGCGGTCGGCACGCCGGAAAAGGTCGCCGACGCGATCGAAACCTGGTTCGACCAGACCGATGTCGACGGCCTCAACGTTCCCTTCGCGGTCTCGCCCGGCGATTTCGAGGATATCGCCGATATGCTGGTGCCGGAATTGGTGCGGCGCGGGCGGTACAAGGCCGCCTACCAGCCGGGAACGCTGCGCGAAAAACTGTTCGGCGCCGGCCGCGCGCGCCTCGCCGCGCCGCATCCGGCCGTGCGATATCGTCCGCACATCGCGGCGAAGGCGGCGGAGTAG
- a CDS encoding M20 family metallopeptidase: MTRIDAIERARQTLHSGEFLADLDRRVGYPTESQNPGRSDALRAYLVEELSPAFVRLEFSTKLIESPTGKSPYLLADYRESASAPTVLMYGHGDVVDGMVGEWRDNLDPWRTTVVGNRVYGRGTADNKGQHSINMSALGAVREARGGRLGFNVKFIVETGEEIGSPDLREVCESLREELKADLFLASDGPRLAADRPTIFLGCRGGLRIHLDVNLRDGSHHSGNWGGVLANPATILANAIATLVDGHGRLLLDALKPPRLTNQIRATLADVKIEPTQDEPALAENWGEEGLSAAERLFAWNTLEVLAMSSGNIDKPANAIPGRAQAMLQLRFVVGTKVDEVVDAVRAHLHARGFPMVEVRATQSFAASRTDFDSPWINWAAASIRQTTGTAPAVLPNFGGSLPNDVFSDGLGLPTIWVPHSYPGCSQHAPNEHILLPVTEEALGIMAGLFWDLGEMPHPF; encoded by the coding sequence ATGACCAGAATTGATGCGATCGAACGGGCGCGTCAAACGCTTCATTCCGGAGAATTCCTCGCCGATCTCGACCGCAGGGTTGGCTATCCCACGGAAAGCCAGAACCCCGGGCGGAGCGACGCGTTGCGGGCCTATCTCGTGGAGGAACTTTCCCCGGCTTTTGTGCGACTGGAGTTCTCCACCAAACTGATCGAATCGCCAACCGGCAAGAGTCCTTATCTGCTTGCGGACTATCGCGAGAGCGCCTCGGCGCCGACGGTTCTGATGTACGGACATGGAGATGTCGTCGACGGCATGGTCGGCGAATGGCGCGACAATCTCGATCCGTGGCGGACGACCGTGGTCGGCAATCGCGTCTATGGCCGCGGCACCGCCGACAATAAGGGCCAGCACAGCATCAATATGTCGGCGCTTGGCGCCGTGCGCGAGGCGCGTGGCGGCCGGCTTGGCTTCAATGTCAAATTCATCGTCGAGACCGGCGAGGAGATCGGGTCGCCGGATTTGCGCGAGGTATGCGAATCCTTGCGCGAGGAACTCAAGGCCGATCTGTTTCTGGCATCGGACGGACCACGGCTTGCCGCTGACCGCCCCACCATCTTCCTCGGCTGCCGCGGCGGGCTACGCATTCATCTCGATGTGAACTTACGCGACGGCTCGCATCATTCCGGCAATTGGGGCGGCGTGCTCGCGAATCCTGCGACCATCCTGGCGAACGCCATCGCAACCCTGGTCGACGGCCACGGCCGCCTGTTGCTCGATGCCTTGAAGCCGCCGCGGCTCACCAACCAGATCCGCGCCACCCTTGCCGACGTGAAGATCGAGCCCACGCAAGACGAGCCGGCGCTGGCGGAGAATTGGGGCGAGGAAGGCCTGTCGGCCGCCGAACGGCTTTTTGCCTGGAACACGCTCGAAGTGCTGGCGATGTCATCGGGCAATATCGACAAGCCGGCCAACGCCATTCCGGGCCGCGCGCAGGCCATGCTGCAACTCCGCTTTGTCGTCGGCACCAAAGTCGACGAGGTCGTTGACGCCGTCCGGGCGCATCTGCACGCCAGGGGTTTTCCGATGGTCGAGGTGCGCGCCACGCAAAGCTTTGCAGCCTCGCGAACCGATTTCGACAGTCCCTGGATCAACTGGGCGGCCGCCTCGATCCGGCAGACCACGGGAACGGCGCCGGCGGTGCTGCCGAATTTTGGCGGCTCGCTGCCGAACGACGTGTTTTCCGATGGCCTGGGACTACCGACGATTTGGGTGCCGCACTCCTATCCCGGGTGCTCCCAGCATGCGCCCAATGAGCACATTCTGCTCCCGGTAACCGAGGAAGCGCTCGGCATCATGGCGGGTCTGTTCTGGGATCTGGGCGAGATGCCGCACCCGTTCTAG
- a CDS encoding amino acid ABC transporter substrate-binding protein: protein MKHLPMIGLALAAALCGSQASAEELTGTLKNIKETGAITLGFRDSSIPFSYLDDSQKPIGFAMDICYKIVDAVKKELRLDKLEVKLNPVTSSTRIPLLANGTIDLECGSTTNNADRQKQIAFTNTHFLTASRFVSKIANKLDKIDDLKGKSVVSTSGTTNIKQLTEANAARNLGINIIPAKDHAEAFLMVETDRAVAFVMDDILLASLVAGSKEPGAYVISSDAFSKPEPYGIMLRKDDPAFKKVVDGATAALYTSGEGTKLYEKWFMQKIPPKGLNLNAPISAELKNEFAKPSDSPDPDSYKAM from the coding sequence ATGAAGCATTTGCCTATGATTGGCCTGGCGCTCGCCGCCGCGCTCTGCGGGAGCCAAGCCAGCGCCGAGGAGCTCACCGGGACCTTGAAGAACATCAAGGAAACCGGCGCGATCACCCTTGGTTTCCGCGACTCGTCGATCCCGTTTTCCTATCTGGACGACAGCCAGAAGCCGATCGGTTTTGCGATGGACATCTGCTACAAGATCGTCGACGCCGTGAAGAAGGAGCTCAGGCTCGACAAGCTGGAGGTCAAGCTCAATCCGGTGACGTCATCGACCCGCATTCCCTTGCTGGCCAACGGCACCATCGACCTCGAATGTGGTTCGACCACCAACAATGCCGACCGGCAGAAGCAGATTGCCTTCACCAACACCCATTTTCTGACCGCGAGCCGCTTCGTTTCGAAGATAGCCAACAAGCTCGACAAGATCGACGATCTCAAGGGCAAGTCCGTGGTCTCGACCTCCGGCACCACCAACATCAAGCAGCTCACCGAAGCCAACGCCGCCCGCAACCTCGGCATCAACATTATCCCGGCCAAGGATCACGCCGAGGCGTTCCTGATGGTAGAGACCGACCGCGCGGTCGCGTTCGTGATGGACGACATCCTGCTCGCGAGTCTGGTCGCCGGTTCGAAGGAACCGGGGGCCTATGTCATTTCCAGCGATGCATTCTCGAAGCCCGAGCCTTATGGCATCATGCTGCGCAAGGACGACCCGGCCTTCAAGAAGGTTGTCGATGGTGCCACCGCCGCGCTCTATACCAGTGGCGAGGGCACTAAGCTTTACGAGAAATGGTTCATGCAGAAGATTCCGCCCAAGGGATTGAATCTCAACGCGCCGATCAGCGCGGAGCTGAAGAACGAGTTCGCCAAGCCGTCGGATTCTCCCGATCCTGATTCCTACAAGGCGATGTGA
- a CDS encoding amino acid ABC transporter substrate-binding protein — protein MKRLRMVGLAVAAAFCAGQASAEELTGTLKKIKETGTITIGYRDSSIPFSYLDDSQKPIGFAIDICYKIVDAVKQELKLDKLAIEFNPVTSSTRIPLLANGTIDLECGSTTNNADRLKQVAFTNTHFLTATRFVSKKASKLNSIDDLKGKSVASTSGTTNIKQLTEANAARNLGINIMPAKEHAESFLMVETDRAVAAVLDDILLASFVAGSKDPDAYVISTDAFSKPEPYGVMLRKDDPDFKKVTDAATAALYQSAEGQKLYDKWFMQKIPPKGLNLNTPIGAELKHEFAKPSDSPDPDSYKAM, from the coding sequence ATGAAACGGCTGCGTATGGTGGGCCTTGCGGTTGCCGCCGCGTTCTGTGCAGGCCAAGCCAGCGCGGAAGAGCTCACCGGGACGCTGAAAAAAATCAAGGAAACCGGCACGATCACCATCGGCTACCGCGACTCGTCGATTCCGTTTTCCTATCTGGACGACAGCCAGAAGCCGATCGGTTTTGCGATCGACATTTGCTACAAGATCGTCGACGCCGTGAAGCAGGAGCTGAAGCTCGACAAGCTCGCGATCGAATTCAATCCGGTGACGTCGTCCACCCGCATTCCCCTCCTGGCCAACGGCACCATCGACCTCGAATGCGGCTCGACTACCAACAACGCCGACCGCCTGAAGCAGGTTGCCTTCACCAACACGCATTTTCTCACCGCGACCCGCTTCGTTTCGAAGAAGGCCAGCAAGCTCAACTCGATCGACGATCTCAAGGGCAAGTCGGTGGCGTCGACATCGGGCACCACCAACATCAAGCAGCTCACCGAAGCCAATGCCGCCCGCAACCTCGGCATCAACATCATGCCGGCCAAGGAACATGCCGAATCGTTCCTGATGGTCGAGACCGATCGTGCGGTGGCGGCGGTGCTGGACGATATCCTGCTCGCCAGCTTCGTCGCAGGATCGAAGGATCCGGACGCCTACGTCATCTCCACGGACGCGTTCTCAAAGCCCGAACCCTACGGCGTCATGCTGCGCAAGGACGACCCGGACTTCAAGAAAGTGACCGACGCCGCCACCGCGGCGCTCTATCAGAGCGCGGAAGGCCAGAAGCTCTACGACAAATGGTTCATGCAGAAGATCCCGCCCAAGGGGTTGAACCTCAATACGCCGATCGGTGCGGAGCTAAAGCATGAATTTGCCAAGCCTTCGGATTCCCCCGATCCGGATTCTTACAAGGCGATGTGA
- a CDS encoding amino acid ABC transporter permease: MNYHWNWRIFWEPAPNGTGTYLDMLLSGLVLTIETALCAWILALVSGAIVGVMRTLPSKTASWAGFAWVEFFRNMPLLVQLFIWFFVLPELLPQAWGLWLKQIPNAPFYTAAIGIGLFMSARVAEQTRAGINSLPRGQQLAATALGLTTAQTYRYVLLPMAFRIIMPPLTSEFLSTIKNTSVAITIGLIELTGEARAMQEFSFQVFEAFTGATVLYLLVNVAVVIAMRFLERALAVPGYITGK, encoded by the coding sequence GTGAATTATCACTGGAACTGGCGAATCTTCTGGGAACCGGCCCCCAACGGGACCGGCACCTATCTCGACATGCTGCTGTCAGGGCTGGTCCTGACCATCGAGACCGCGCTGTGCGCCTGGATCCTTGCGCTGGTATCCGGTGCGATCGTCGGCGTGATGCGCACGCTGCCGTCGAAGACCGCGTCCTGGGCCGGCTTCGCCTGGGTCGAATTCTTCCGCAACATGCCGCTATTGGTGCAGCTGTTCATCTGGTTCTTCGTGTTGCCGGAACTTTTGCCGCAGGCGTGGGGGCTCTGGCTGAAGCAGATCCCCAACGCGCCATTCTACACCGCCGCGATCGGAATCGGTTTGTTCATGTCGGCACGCGTCGCCGAGCAGACGCGCGCCGGTATCAACTCGCTGCCGCGCGGCCAGCAACTGGCTGCGACCGCGCTCGGGCTGACGACGGCCCAGACCTACCGCTATGTGCTGCTGCCGATGGCGTTTCGCATCATCATGCCGCCGCTCACTTCCGAATTTCTCTCTACCATCAAGAATACCTCGGTGGCCATTACCATCGGCCTGATCGAACTGACCGGTGAGGCGCGCGCCATGCAGGAATTCTCGTTCCAGGTGTTCGAGGCCTTCACCGGCGCCACGGTGCTGTATCTGCTGGTCAATGTCGCGGTCGTCATCGCGATGCGCTTCCTTGAGCGCGCGCTGGCCGTCCCCGGCTACATCACCGGGAAGTGA
- a CDS encoding amino acid ABC transporter permease, producing the protein MFANFDFDVIRRSLGYLFFDGMTFTLTLTGLGALGGLIFGTLIALMRLSGLKLLGRVAGLYVDLMRSLPLVLVIFWFYFLVPYIGQWLTGSSRPVHVGAFTSSLVTFILFEAAYFSEIMRAGIQSISKGQPAAAQALGLTYSQTMRYVVLPQAFRNMLPVLLTQVIVLFQDTSLVYVLSIPDFLGAASKVAQRDGRLVEMYLFAALVYFVISCAASFGVRRLQARIAFVH; encoded by the coding sequence ATGTTCGCCAATTTCGACTTCGACGTGATCCGCCGCTCACTTGGATATCTGTTCTTCGACGGCATGACGTTCACGCTGACGCTGACGGGCCTCGGCGCACTGGGCGGCCTGATCTTCGGCACGCTGATCGCGCTGATGCGGCTGTCGGGCTTGAAGTTGCTGGGACGCGTCGCCGGGCTCTATGTCGACCTGATGCGGTCGCTGCCGCTGGTGCTGGTGATCTTCTGGTTCTATTTCCTGGTGCCTTATATCGGGCAGTGGCTGACCGGATCGTCGCGTCCGGTGCATGTCGGCGCGTTCACTTCCTCGCTGGTCACCTTCATCCTGTTCGAGGCGGCGTATTTCTCCGAGATCATGCGCGCCGGCATCCAGTCGATCTCGAAGGGACAGCCCGCCGCCGCGCAGGCGCTCGGTCTGACCTACAGCCAGACCATGCGCTATGTCGTGCTGCCGCAGGCGTTCCGGAACATGTTGCCGGTATTGCTGACCCAGGTCATCGTGCTGTTCCAGGACACATCGCTGGTCTACGTGTTGTCGATTCCGGACTTTCTGGGCGCGGCCAGCAAGGTCGCGCAGCGCGACGGGCGGCTGGTCGAAATGTATCTGTTCGCCGCGCTGGTCTATTTTGTCATCTCCTGTGCCGCCTCGTTCGGGGTCAGGCGCCTGCAAGCCCGCATCGCCTTCGTGCATTAG
- a CDS encoding amino acid ABC transporter ATP-binding protein, with translation MIEISHVDKWYGPSFQALKDCTTGVAKGEVVVVCGPSGSGKSTLIKCVNALEPFQSGNIIVDGIKVNDPKTDLPKLRARVGMVFQHFELFPHLKIIENLCLAQQKVLGRSHDEAVAKGSKLLDRVGLKDHAFKYPAELSGGQQQRVAIARALAMDPIAMLFDEPTSALDPEMISEVLDVMVDLAREGMTMMVVTHEMGFASKVAHRVIFMDKGEIVEDALKTDFFGSPRSDRAQKFLSKILSH, from the coding sequence ATGATCGAGATCAGCCATGTCGACAAATGGTACGGGCCGAGTTTTCAGGCGCTGAAGGATTGCACGACCGGCGTTGCCAAGGGCGAGGTGGTGGTGGTGTGCGGCCCCTCGGGCTCCGGAAAATCGACATTGATCAAGTGCGTCAATGCGCTGGAGCCGTTCCAGAGCGGAAATATCATCGTCGACGGCATCAAGGTCAACGATCCCAAGACCGATCTGCCGAAGCTGCGTGCCCGGGTCGGCATGGTGTTTCAACATTTTGAACTGTTTCCGCATCTGAAGATCATCGAGAATCTTTGCCTGGCGCAGCAGAAGGTGCTGGGGCGGTCGCATGACGAGGCTGTTGCAAAGGGTTCAAAGCTGCTCGACCGCGTCGGTCTGAAGGATCATGCGTTCAAATATCCGGCCGAATTGTCCGGCGGCCAGCAACAGCGCGTCGCCATCGCACGCGCCCTGGCGATGGATCCGATCGCCATGCTGTTCGACGAGCCGACCTCGGCGCTGGATCCGGAGATGATCAGCGAAGTGCTGGACGTGATGGTCGATCTCGCCCGCGAGGGCATGACCATGATGGTGGTGACCCACGAAATGGGTTTTGCCAGCAAGGTGGCGCACCGGGTCATCTTCATGGACAAGGGTGAAATCGTCGAAGACGCGTTGAAGACCGATTTCTTCGGCAGCCCGCGCAGCGACCGTGCCCAGAAATTCCTGTCGAAGATCCTGTCGCATTGA
- a CDS encoding D-amino-acid transaminase, whose protein sequence is MEQIAYVNGSFVPMSEAKVSILDRGFLFADGIYEVAAVLDGKLIDNASHLARLERSVGEISLALPETIERIQEIQRELIARNNLASGLVYLEVTRGADKGRDFAFPKGVKPTLVMFTSVKDIVNAPSAKTGIGVVTVPDIRWTRRDIKSVALLAQVLAKQAAAEAGAGEAWMIEDGKVTEGGSSSAFILTQDDVIVTRQNSSAILPGCTRKAVVALAEERQLRVEERPFTIAEALAAKEAFVTSASLFVQAVVSIDGKTVANGKPGPMTARLREIYVEFAKQTAT, encoded by the coding sequence TTGGAACAGATCGCTTACGTCAACGGGTCGTTTGTGCCGATGTCGGAGGCCAAGGTCTCGATACTGGACCGCGGTTTTCTGTTCGCCGACGGCATCTACGAGGTGGCCGCTGTGCTGGACGGCAAGCTGATCGACAACGCCTCGCATCTGGCGCGGCTGGAGCGCTCCGTTGGCGAGATCTCGCTGGCGCTGCCTGAGACCATCGAACGGATCCAGGAGATCCAGCGGGAGCTCATCGCGCGCAATAATCTCGCCAGCGGCCTGGTTTATCTGGAGGTGACGCGCGGCGCCGACAAAGGCCGCGACTTTGCATTCCCGAAAGGCGTCAAGCCGACGCTGGTCATGTTCACGTCCGTCAAGGACATCGTCAATGCGCCCTCGGCCAAGACCGGTATCGGCGTGGTCACGGTGCCCGACATCCGCTGGACGAGGCGCGACATCAAGAGCGTGGCGCTGCTGGCGCAGGTACTCGCCAAGCAGGCCGCCGCGGAAGCCGGCGCCGGCGAGGCCTGGATGATCGAGGACGGCAAGGTAACCGAAGGCGGTTCCTCCTCGGCCTTCATCCTGACGCAGGACGACGTAATCGTGACGCGGCAGAACTCGTCTGCGATTCTGCCGGGCTGCACCCGCAAGGCGGTGGTGGCGCTTGCCGAAGAACGTCAGCTCCGTGTCGAGGAGCGGCCGTTCACGATTGCGGAGGCGCTCGCGGCCAAGGAGGCCTTTGTCACCAGCGCCTCCTTGTTCGTGCAGGCAGTTGTGTCGATCGACGGCAAGACCGTCGCCAACGGCAAGCCGGGTCCGATGACCGCGCGCCTGCGCGAGATCTATGTCGAGTTCGCCAAGCAAACCGCGACGTAA
- a CDS encoding carboxymuconolactone decarboxylase family protein yields the protein MKPRLNAYQAAPDTIKALGALEAHVQGTGLEQSLIELVKTRASQINGCAFCINMHTQDARKHGETEQRLYLLNAWREAPVYTDRERAALAWTEAVTLVSETHVPDDVYEEVRKQFSEEETVNLTMLVATINAWNRIAISFRSIPPVRAKAAA from the coding sequence ATGAAACCACGATTGAACGCCTATCAAGCCGCACCCGACACGATCAAGGCGCTCGGCGCGCTGGAGGCCCACGTCCAGGGCACCGGCCTCGAACAGTCGCTGATCGAACTGGTCAAGACGCGGGCGTCGCAGATCAACGGGTGCGCCTTCTGCATCAACATGCACACCCAGGACGCGCGCAAGCACGGCGAAACCGAGCAGCGGCTGTATCTCTTGAATGCGTGGCGGGAAGCCCCCGTCTATACCGACCGCGAGCGCGCCGCGCTGGCCTGGACCGAGGCGGTGACGCTGGTTTCGGAAACCCACGTGCCCGACGATGTCTACGAGGAAGTCCGCAAGCAATTCTCGGAAGAAGAGACGGTCAATCTGACCATGCTGGTGGCAACCATCAACGCCTGGAACCGGATCGCCATCAGCTTCCGGTCGATCCCGCCGGTGAGGGCCAAGGCCGCGGCGTAG